One Thermofilum pendens Hrk 5 DNA segment encodes these proteins:
- a CDS encoding replication factor C large subunit, with protein sequence MSAVKVQLVPWTEKYRPARIADVVGNEEAKKKYVAWINSWVKGKPSKKAALLYGPPGSGKTSIVHATAKEFSWELIELNASDVRTREALQQRLLGALNTRSVLGYSGKIILLDEVDGISTKEDAGGLQAIVELIEKSNWPIVLTANDPWDPKLRPLRDLCELIEFKKIGKRDIMKVLENICSKEGVECSREVLSAIADNAKGDLRAAINDLQSLAMGKKTISLADLQILGDRAEQETIFDIVRSVLTAKYPEQALAVTRLPSLDYEMLMQWLSENIVYQYEPSLQAIADAYDALSWADIMLTRMKREQQWALLSYALELMTAGVASARERPPFKFVKYSFPEKLRILARSKEKREKFVRAVRGAAAKIHVSTSKFRTDVLPYLRVIYEHDKKRALEILRNLGVPEDALELATQ encoded by the coding sequence ATGTCCGCCGTAAAAGTTCAGCTAGTCCCTTGGACCGAGAAGTATAGGCCCGCCAGAATTGCCGACGTAGTGGGAAACGAGGAGGCAAAAAAGAAGTACGTGGCTTGGATAAACTCCTGGGTCAAGGGGAAACCCAGCAAGAAGGCCGCTCTGCTCTACGGGCCTCCCGGGAGCGGTAAGACAAGCATAGTACACGCAACGGCCAAGGAGTTCTCGTGGGAGTTGATAGAGCTGAACGCTAGCGACGTGAGGACGCGCGAAGCCTTGCAACAGAGGCTCCTAGGAGCGCTGAACACCCGATCCGTGCTCGGCTACTCCGGGAAGATAATACTTCTAGACGAGGTTGACGGGATATCGACCAAGGAGGACGCTGGAGGGCTCCAGGCGATTGTAGAGCTTATAGAGAAATCCAACTGGCCCATAGTTCTAACGGCCAACGACCCATGGGATCCAAAGCTTAGACCTCTAAGAGACCTCTGCGAGCTCATCGAGTTCAAGAAGATAGGCAAGAGGGACATAATGAAGGTCTTGGAGAACATCTGCTCAAAGGAGGGTGTCGAGTGCTCAAGGGAGGTTCTATCCGCTATCGCGGATAACGCTAAGGGAGACCTGAGGGCAGCGATAAACGACCTGCAGTCTCTCGCCATGGGGAAGAAGACTATAAGCCTCGCCGACCTCCAGATCCTAGGGGACAGGGCTGAGCAGGAAACCATATTCGACATCGTGAGAAGCGTTTTAACGGCTAAGTACCCCGAGCAGGCCCTAGCTGTCACCAGGTTGCCGTCGCTCGACTACGAAATGCTTATGCAGTGGCTAAGCGAGAACATCGTGTACCAGTACGAACCCAGCTTGCAGGCGATAGCCGACGCATACGACGCTCTCTCATGGGCTGACATAATGTTGACCAGGATGAAGAGGGAGCAGCAGTGGGCGTTGCTCTCCTACGCGTTGGAGCTTATGACTGCCGGCGTGGCAAGCGCGCGGGAGCGTCCACCCTTCAAGTTCGTGAAGTATTCTTTTCCGGAGAAGCTAAGGATACTTGCGCGATCGAAGGAAAAGAGGGAGAAGTTCGTACGCGCCGTTAGAGGTGCAGCGGCGAAGATTCACGTCTCTACGTCTAAGTTCAGAACGGACGTTCTCCCGTATCTCAGGGTTATCTACGAGCACGACAAGAAGAGGGCATTAGAGATACTGCGGAATCTCGGCGTCCCAGAGGACGCCTTAGAGCTCGCTACTCAGTAA
- a CDS encoding replication factor C small subunit produces MSEELWVEKYRPRSLDEIVDQEEIVKRLKEFVKNKNMPHLLFAGPPGTGKTTAALALAHDLYGESWRDNTLELNASDERGIDVIRSRIKDYARTLPIGDVPFKLVILDEADNMTGDAQQALRRTMELFSRNTRFILIANYASKIIEPIQSRCAVFRFQPLPKGDAFQRLRWIAQQEGITVDDGALEAIWEESQGDLRKAINTLQAASAISRNVTEEVVYAALGRVKPKEVREMIESALKGNLLEARDKLRLLLYNYGLSGVDIIRFIHREVLSQKSVRLDDATLAELLVLVGETNYRIVEGSDDEIQLMALLSKLALVSKKAAKG; encoded by the coding sequence ATGTCCGAGGAGTTATGGGTTGAGAAGTACAGGCCTAGGAGCCTCGACGAGATAGTGGACCAGGAAGAGATCGTGAAGAGGCTTAAAGAGTTCGTGAAGAACAAGAACATGCCGCATCTCCTTTTCGCGGGACCTCCCGGGACTGGGAAAACTACTGCGGCTCTCGCTCTAGCGCACGACCTGTACGGCGAAAGTTGGCGTGACAATACTCTGGAGCTAAACGCCAGCGATGAGAGAGGCATCGACGTTATCAGGAGCAGGATAAAGGACTACGCAAGGACGTTGCCTATAGGCGACGTGCCGTTCAAGCTGGTTATACTGGACGAGGCAGACAACATGACTGGCGACGCACAACAAGCTCTGAGGAGGACCATGGAGCTTTTCTCGAGGAACACTCGCTTTATCCTGATAGCTAACTATGCCTCCAAGATAATAGAGCCGATACAGTCTAGATGCGCGGTGTTCAGGTTCCAGCCTCTACCGAAGGGGGACGCGTTCCAGAGGTTGAGGTGGATAGCCCAGCAAGAGGGGATAACGGTTGACGACGGGGCTCTCGAAGCAATATGGGAGGAGAGTCAGGGCGACCTTAGGAAAGCTATAAACACCTTGCAGGCAGCCTCCGCTATCAGCAGGAACGTAACAGAGGAGGTCGTATACGCGGCACTCGGCCGCGTGAAGCCCAAAGAAGTAAGAGAGATGATTGAAAGCGCATTGAAGGGTAACCTGTTGGAGGCTAGGGACAAGCTTAGGCTTCTGCTCTACAACTACGGCTTGTCCGGCGTCGACATAATACGCTTTATCCACAGGGAGGTGCTCTCACAGAAGAGCGTTAGGCTCGACGATGCTACCTTGGCAGAGCTACTTGTACTGGTCGGAGAAACAAACTACAGGATAGTGGAAGGGTCCGACGATGAAATACAGTTAATGGCGTTGCTCTCGAAGCTTGCACTGGTCTCGAAGAAAGCTGCTAAGGGTTAG